One stretch of Epinephelus lanceolatus isolate andai-2023 chromosome 15, ASM4190304v1, whole genome shotgun sequence DNA includes these proteins:
- the LOC117267274 gene encoding alcohol dehydrogenase class-3 chain L, with protein MATAGKVIRCKAAVAWEAGKPLAMEEVEVAPPKDGEVRLKIVATGICHTDSYTLSGSDPEGVFPVVLGHEGAGIVESVGKGITKFQPGDTVIPLYVPQCGECKFCKNPKTNLCQKIRLTQGKGLMPDGTTRFSCKGKSLFHFMGCSTFSEYTVVAEISLAKVDNRAPLDKVCLLGCGITTGYGAALNTAKVEAGSTCAVFGLGALGLAAIMGCKAAGAARIIGIDLNPDKFKTAREFGATDVVNPKDHSKPIQEVLVEMTDGGVDYSFECVGNVAIMRAALEACHKGWGTSVIIGVAAAGQEISTRPFQLVTGRTWKGTAFGGYKSVESVPKLVEEYMNKKLKVDEFVTHTLPFEKITDGFDLMHAGKCIRVVLQF; from the exons atggcaaCTGCAGGGAAG GTCATCCGGTGTAAAGCTGCAGTAGCATGGGAGGCTGGAAAACCTCTGGccatggaggaggtggaggtggcacCTCCTAAAGATGGGGAAGTTCGCCTCAAG ATTGTGGCCACAGGGATCTGTCACACTGACTCCTACACACTAAGCGGCTCCGACCCTGAGGGAGTTTTCCCTGTAGTGCTGGGCCACGAGGGAGCTGGCATTGTGGAGAGCGTTGGAAAGGGAATCACCAAATTTCAACCAg GGGACACAGTCATACCCTTGTATGTCCCACAGTGTGGAGAGTGCAAGTTCTGTAAGAATCCAAAAACCAACTTGTGTCAAAAGATCAG GCTCACTCAGGGCAAAGGCTTGATGCCAGATGGGACAACCCGTTTCTCCTGCAAGGGCAAGAGCCTCTTCCACTTCATGGGCTGCAGCACATTCTCTGAGTACACTGTCGTGGCTGAGATCTCCCTGGCTAAAGTGGACAACAGGGCTCCTCTCGACAAGGTGTGTCTGCTGGGCTGTGGCATCACCACTGGTTATGGAGCTGCACTAAACACTGCCAAG GTGGAGGCCGGCTCAACCTGTGCAGTGTTTGGCCTGGGGGCGCTGGGCCTTGCAGCAATCATGGGCTGCAAAGCAGCTGGGGCAGCGAGGATTATTGGAATCGATCTCAACCCCGATAAGTTCAAAACTGCTCGGGAGTTCGGTGCCACAGACGTGGTGAACCCAAAGGATCACAGCAAGCCGATCCAAGAGGTCCTGGTGGAGATGACAGATGGAGGTGTGGACTACTCCTTTGAATGTGTGGGCAATGTGGCAATCATG AGGGCAGCCCTGGAGGCCTGTCATAAAGGATGGGGCACCAGTGTCATCATTGGGGTGGCAGCAGCCGGACAAGAGATCTCCACCCGGCCTTTCCAGCTGGTGACTGGACGCACCTGGAAAGGCACTGCTTTTGGAG GATACAAGAGTGTGGAAAGTGTCCCCAAACTGGTGGAGGAGTACATGAACAAGAAGCTCAAAGTGGATGAATTTGTGACTCACACTCTGCCCTTCGAGAAGATCACTGATGGTTTTGATCTCATGCATGCTGGGAAATG CATCCGCGTCGTCCTTCAGTTCTAG